The window CAGTGCTCACGGCTGCGCGCGAAGCTGCGCGCGAGAGATGCGGAGCTCGCTAGCGCTCCAGGTCGCGCAGCTCTCGTGTGAGGCGCGTCACCATCTCGGGCGAGACGCGCGGCGAGAGCGCGGGACGATTCAGCGCGCGGCGCAACACGATCGCGAGCACGACGGCGCCGGCAACGAGAAGAAGGATGGGGATCAGCCAGCCGAGCATCGACGTAGGTACGCCGATCACCTTCTGGCCGAAGCGCTGCTCGATGCGCGCGCGAATCGCCTCGCTCGACTCACCGGCGCGAAGCGCATCGCGGATCTCCTCGCGCACCGCTCCAGCGTCGGGGCTGGGGCAGTCGGCCAGCGTGCGGCCCGGACAGTACGGGCTCATCAGCTCGCGTGAGAGTTCGTGGGCCGCGCGGGCGCGCTCGAGCTCTACCTCGTCTTGCGCGGACGCGGTCATTGCGAAGAGCGCGAGAACCAGAGCCAGGGCGACGCGTTTCATCGCCGGAGGATAGCTCCGTTCAGCCGTTTCGCCTCGGATCCAGGCCGTCGCTCAGGATCAGATCGACGTGAAACACGCCCGTGTAGTCCTCGAACGGCACGGCGACCCCGCGCGCGCCCTGGACGCGAAGATCCGCCTTCGGAGTCATCAGCACCGTCGGAAGCGCGATCTCGACCACCCCGAGGGGCGAGAGGGACGTCTTCACGCTGCCGCCGATCATGTTGGTGATCTCGCCCACGGCGTCGCGGATCTCGTCCTCCGACGTGATCTCGTCGACGTCCACGCCGATCAGGCGTGCGGTGAAGTCGGTGGCCTGCCCCTTCGAGAGGTGGATCGACACGTATCCGGCGAAGTCGCCCGCCATGCCGATGAAGCCGATCACCTCGCTCGCCATGAACGGCTTGGGATCGTCGAGCGCCTCGAGCGGAGCGAGCTCCGTTCCGAGCATGGTCGAGAACACGCTGTGCGTGGACTTGCGGATGATCTCTGCGAGCTCGTGCGGCGCCATCGCCTCTCTTCTCGACCTCGCATGTACCCGCCTGAAGCGCTCCCGACGCTTCAGCCCCGCCACGCCTGGACCGAAGAGCGAGCTACGGCCGCGTGCGCCCGTTCTGTGGAGATCGAATGCCCAGGGTTCTTGTCGTGGACGACTCCGCGACGATGCGCAAGATCATCGCGAAGGGCCTTCGCGACGCGGGTTTCGGCGACTGGAGCGTGACCGAGGCCGCAGACGGAGCGAGCGCCCTGCTCGCGCTTCGCGGGTCCGAGTTCGACCTGGTGCTCTCGGACATCAACATGCCAGGAATGGACGGGCTGTCCCTGGTGCGCAGCGCGCGCCGGGATCCGACCGTCTCTCCGGACGTCCCCATCCTGATCATCACGACCGAGGGCTGCCTCGAGAAAATCGAGGAGTCGGTCGCGGCGGGCGCGACGGACTACCTGCGCAAACCCTTCACGTCCGACCAGCTGCAGGCCAAGCTCCGGGCGCTGCTCGCGGCTCACATCCGCTCGGACGGATGTTAGTGTAGGGCTCCAACCGACCGCTGGAGACCCGTCGTGCCCGACCCCCGCGCCCCGCTCGATCCCCAGGTGAAGCTTCTGTTCGACATGATGGGCGCCAACCGCGCGCAGCGCGTGCTCGAGCCGGGGCCGGTGCGCGAGGGGCTCGGGGCGCTCGCTCCGTTTCTCGCCGCCGGCGCGCCTGCCGTGGGAAAGGAGGAGGAGATCCGGATTCCCGGCCCCGCGGGAGCGCTTCGCGCGCGCGTCTTCTCGCCAGCCGAGAAGCCGTCGGGCTCGCTCCCCGTGATCGTCTTCTTCCACGGCGGCGGCTACGTGGTGATGAGCCCCGAGACCCATGAGAAGCTGACCAAGCAGCTCTGCGTCGGCGTCGGCGCGATCGTGGTCAGCGTCGACTACCGACTCGCCCCCGAGAACCGCTACCCCGCGCCGCTCGACGACTGCCTGGCCGCGTTTCGCTGGGTCCGCGCGAACGCGCGCGAGCTCGGTGGCGATCCCGCGCGAATCGCGGTCGCGGGAGACTCGGCCGGAGGCAACGCCTCGGCCGCGGTCTGCCTGCGGCTGATCGCCGCGCGCGAAGCGCCGCCCACGGCCGCCCTGCTCCTCTGCCCCTGGACCGACATGGCGCTCGACTCCGATTCGCTTCGCACGTTCGGTCCGGAGGACGGAGTGCTCGACACCGAGATCATGACCTGGTTCCGCGACTGCTACGTGCGTCCCGAGAACTGGAGCGATCCGTTCGCGAGCCCGCTTCGCGCAGACCTGTCGCAGTTTCCCCCGACGCTCGTCGTGGTCGGAGGGATCGACCCGCTTCTCGACGACGGGGTGCGCTTCGCCCGCAAGCTCGAGCAGGCCGGGCGCAAGGTGGAGCTCCAGTCGTACGCCGGAATGCCGCACGACTTCATGGTCTTTCCGGGAATCGACGCCGGCGAGCGCGCGGTCGCCTCGATCTGCGCCTTCGCGAGATCCGCGCTCGGCGGCTAGGGGATCTGGTGACCGAGCGACCCTGGATCTTCCGCACCTACTCGGGCCATTCGAACGCGCGCGCGTCGAACGAGCTGTACCGCCAGAATCTGGCCAAGGGGCAGACGGGACTGTCGATCGCGTTCGATCTGCCCACGCAGACCGGCTACGACGCGGACCATCCGCTCGCCGCAGGCGAAGTCGGAAAGGTGGGCGTGCCGATCGGATCGATCGCCGACATGGAGCAGCTCTTCGCGGGAATTCCGCTTGAGCGGATGAACACCTCGATGACGATCAACGCGACGGCCGCGTGGCTGCTCGCGCTGTACGTCGCGGTGGCGGAGCGACGCGGCGTCGCGCGCAGCGCGCTCCAGGGCACCACGCAGAACGACATCGTGAAGGAGTACCTGTCGCGCGGAACCTACGTGTTCCCGCCGCGACCCTCGCTCGACCTGACGCGCCAGACGATCGAGTGGACCGTCGAGCAGGTTCCGAAGTGGAACCCGATCAACGTCTGCTCCTATCACCTGCAGGAGGTCGGCGCGACGCCGGTCCAGGAGATCGCGTTCTCGCTCGCCAACGCCATGGCCGTGCTCGATTCGGTGCGCGTGCCGCGCGAGAAGCTCGGCCCGGTCTTCGGGCGAATCTCGTTCTTCTGCAACGCCGGGATCCGCTTCATCGAGGAGATCTGCAAGCTCCGCGCGTTCACGCGCATGTGGGAGCGGATCGGCCTCGAGCGCTACGGCGTGACCGATGAGGCGCAGCGCCGCTTCCGCTACGGCGTGCAGGTGAATTCGCTCGGGCTCACCGAGGCGCAGCCCGAGAACAACGTCCCGCGGATCACCCTGGAGGCGCTCGGCGTGACGCTCTCGCGCGACGCGCGCTGCCGGGCCCTGCAGCTTCCCGCCTGGAACGAGGCGCTCGGCCTGCCGCGTCCGTGGGACCAGCAGTGGGCGCTGCGGATCCAGCAGATCCTGGCCTACGAGACGGACGTGCTGGAGTACCCGGACATCTTCGAGGGCTCGATCGTGATCGAGCGGAAGACCGCCGAGATCGAGGCCGCCGCCTGGGCCGAGATCGCGCGGATCGACGCACAGGGCGGCGCGGTCGCTGCGGTCGAGTCCGGCTACATGAAGCGGGAGCTGGTGGAGTCGAACGCGCGCCGCATGGCCGCGATCGAGTCGGGCGAGCGGGTCGTCGTGGGCGTGAATCGCTTCCGCGAGGCGGAGCCCTCGCCGCTTCTGCAGAGAAGCGACTCGATCCTGTCGGTCGACGAGGCGCAGGGCCGCGAACAGATCGAGCGCCTGCGCGCGCATCGCGCGGCGCGGAGCAAGGCCGAGGTCGATTCGGCGCTGCGCGCCCTGCGCGACGCACTCGCCGCAGGCGCGAACGTGATGGAGGCTTCGGTTCGCTGCGCGCACGCGGGCGTCACGACCGGCGAGTGGGCGGACGCGCTTCGCGCGGTCTTCGGCGAGTACCGCGCGCCGACGGGGATCGAGGCGGCGGCCGTGCCGCGCTCCGACGCCTCGCAGCTCGAAGCGCTGCGCAAGCGCGTGGACGAGGTCAGCGCGGCGCTCGGACGGCGGCTCAAGCTCCTGGTCGGCAAGCCCGGACTCGACGGGCACTCGAGCGGCGCGGAGCAGATCGCGATCTTCGCACGCGACGCGGGGCTCGAGGTCGTCTACCAGGGAATCCGGATGACGAACGACGAGATCGTGAACGCCGCGCTGCAGGAAGGCGTGCATCTGGTCGGGCTCTCGATCCTGTCGGGGTCGCACCTGGCGCTCGCGCCCGAGATCGCGCGCCGCGCCCGGGTTCCCGTGATCGTCGGAGGAATCATCCCCGAGGCGGACGCAGCGAAGCTGCGTGCCGAGGGAATCGCCGCCGTCTACACGCCCCGCGACTACGACGTGCTGCGCATCCTGCGCGAGATGGTCGAAATCGCCGCCGCGGCGCATGGCGTCGCCTGACACGGAGCTCGATGCGCTCGTGCGCGGCGTGCGCTCGGGCGAGGCGACCGCGATCGCCTCGGCGCTGGCACGCGTCGAGGACTCCCGCCCCGAGTCACTCGCGTCGACGCGCGAGCTCGTGGGAAGGCTCGAAGCCGAGACGCCGCGCACGCACGCGGTCGTCGGCCTGACCGGACCACCCGGCGCCGGGAAGTCGACGCTCGCCGGGGCGCTGATCCCCGAGCTCCTCGAAGGCGGGCGAGGCGTGGGAATGGTCGCGATCGATCCGAGCAGCCGACGATCCGGAGGCGCGCTTCTCGGCGACCGTGCGCGCCTGCGCTTTCGCCCGGAGGAGCGCGTCTTCGTGCGCTCGATGGCCGCGCGGGACCAGCTCGGCGGACTCGCGCCGGCGACGCGCGCCGCGGTCGCCGTGCTTCGAGCCGCGTTCGAGACCGTCCTGGTCGAGACCGTCGGCGTCGGACAGAGCGAGATCGACGTCGAGACCGTCGCGGAGACGGTCGTGCTCGTGCTCCAGCCCGGATCGGGCGACACGCTGCAGTTCATGAAGGCGGGCATCCTCGAGATTCCCGACGTGCTCGTGGTCCACAAATGGGACCTCGGCGCGCAGGCCGCGCGCACGCGCGCGGACCTGGAGGGCTGGCTGGCCCTGTCGACGCTCGCGCCCGGCGCCTGGCGCCCCCCCGTGATCGGCGCGAGCAGCCAGACGGGCGCGGGCATCTCGGAGCTCGCCGCCGCGATCGCGAGCCACCGCGAACACCTGTTGCACGGCGAGCTCGAGCTGCGCCGCGCGCGCGCGCGCGCCGCCTGGGCGCTCGAGCTCTTCGTCCGTCGCTACGGGAGCTTCGGGATCGAGCGCGTCGGCGGCGGCAAGTCCGCCGAGGCGCTGGTCGCCGCGACTCCGGGCTCGGCGCTCGACGCGTTCAGCGCTCTCGCCACGCGAGCAGCGCTCGCTTCGTGACGAGGTCGAGCTCGAGCGTCTGGAGCAGCGCGTCGTATCCGGTGAGCGATTGCACCGGCACGCCGGCTGCCGCGAATCGCTCGGCGGCCTTCGGAAATCCGTAGCTGAAGATCGCCTGCACCCCGATCACCTTGCCGCCCTCGGCCTCGAGCGCCTCGCAGGCCGCGAGCGCGCTGCCCCCGAACGAGACCAGATCCTCGATCAGCACCACGCGCTCGCCACGGAGCGCCCGGCCCTCGACGCGCTTCGCCTTGCCGTGGTCCTTCGCGCTGCCGCGCACGTAGACCATCGGCAGCTCGAGCCGCTCGGCGACCCAGGCGGCGTGCGGAATCCCGGCCGTGGCCGTGCCCGCGATCACCTCGGCATCCGGATGCGCGCCTCGGATCGCGGCGGCGAGGCCGTCGGCGATCTGCGTTCGCACGGCCGGGTACGAGATCACGACGCGGTTGTCGCAGTAGATCGGAGCGCGCTCGCCCGACGCCCAGGTGAACCAGGTCGCCGGGTCGGTGCGAAGCTCGACCGCGCCGATCGAGACGAGCAGCTTCGCGTAGTCGATCGGGCTCATCGCTCGCGTCCGATCCACTGCGGCTCCGCCACGTCGGCGCGACGGTTCATCACGCGCGCCATCACGAAGATCAGGTCGGAGAGCCGGTTCAGGTAGCGGATCAGCACCGCGGCCACGGCTTCGCTCTCGCCGAGCGCGATCACCTCGCGCTCGGCCCGACGGCAGACCGTGCGCGCCAGGTGCAGCAGCGCCGCGCCCTTCACTCCCCCCGGCAGGATGAAGTTCCGAAGCGGCGCGAGCTCCGTCTCGAGGGCGTCGATCCAGCCTTCGAGCTCGGCTACGTCGCGATCGCTGATTCGCGCCGAGCCCGCTGCTCTCTCCGCAGTCGCGTCGGGCGCCGGCGTCGCAAGCTCGCCTCCGAGGTCGAAGAGCGACGACTGGATCACACGCAGCATCGCCTGCAGGTCGTCGTGGTCGATCTCGCTTCCGGCCACGCCGAGCACGGAGTTCAGCTCGTCGACATCCCCGTACGCCCGGACCCGGGGCGCGTTCTTGCTCACCCGCTCGCCGCCGAACAGGGAGGTCTGCCCGGCGTCCCCGCCCTTCGTGTAGATCTTCATCGGTCGGGGATTCTACTTCACTCTCGGGCGAGGCCGATTGTGTGGGAGCGGGGGGCGCGCGCGGGGCCGGCCTCTCCTCGGGGGTCCCCTCCGGAGGACCTTCGACCCTCCTCGTCGAGGGCCGGCCCCGCGCGCGCCCCCCGCTCCCACTTGTGGAGGTCGCGAAGATTTCCGATCGATAGGAGAGGATGGGAGCAGGATGAGCGAGATGGAAGGACGGGCGCCGGTGGTCGGGACGTGCACGCACTGCGGGTGCGCGCTCGGCTACGCGTCGACGAGGAAGGACGGGGAGTGGTTCTGCTGCGGGGCGTGCGCGGGGAGCGACCGCTGCTCGTGTGGCTGCAAGCCGGAATACTGCGCCGAGAAGGTGGGCGACGTCTTCGTGCCGACGCGCAGGATGTTCGCGTCGCGGCCGGCGGACGGGCTGAAGGCCGTGGGCCAGAGCCGAGCCCTGCGGCGCGCGTTCCCGTTCGCCGACAAGACCCGCGGCCGCTAGTCCGCCCGAAATCCGGCTGACTCCCCGGCATCCATGATGATTGACAAGCCCCGGCGGCTTGGATCGAATAGCTCCGCGTCGAGACTCATGAGAGGAGACCAGCAGCCATGTCACTTTTCACCCAAGAGGGCTTTCTCTTCCTGCTGCGCTGGATCCACTTTCTCGCGGGCATCACCTGGATCGGAATTCTGTACTACCTGAACTTCGTTCAGACTCCGTACTTCGCGACCGACCTCGGCGGACAAGCGCGAAGCGCGATGATGCGCGGCCTCGTGCCCAATGCCCTGTGGTGGTTCCGCTGGGGTGCGATGGTCACGTACCTGACCGGCTGGCTGATCGTGATCACCCACATGGTCACGGGAACCGGCTCGATGCCCTACTACGCGCTGATCCTCACGGGAGGAACGCTGGGCAGCTTCATGTGGTTCAACGTCTGGTTCGTGATCATGCCGCGGCAGCGACTCGCGATCGCGTCGGCCGAAGCGGTGGCCGCCGGCGGCCAGGCGAACCCGGAAGCCGCAAAGCAAGCGCCGATCGCGGGCCGCGCGTCGCGCACGAACACGCTCTTCTCGATCCCGATGCTCTTCTTCATGGGCGCGGCCAGGCACCTGACGCTCGTGAACGAAGAGACGCCGAAGTACGGCGCCTTCTTCGCGATCATGCTGCTGCTCGTCGTGCTCTTCGAGGCGAACATCTTCAAGGGGACGGCGACGACGCAGAAGTGGCTCGCGACGGTCTCAAGCACGATCCACACCGGCCTGATACTGACGGCCGTCCTCTACTGCGCAGCAGAATTCCTGCTCTAGTCGAACTTCAGCCCGTCGTAGCGGCGCAGGAGCAGCTCGTAGAGGACCAGCGCGATCGCCCAGCACACGAGCGCCGCCCACAGGTTGTGCGACACGAAGTGCGATCCCTGCACGACTCGGCTGAGTCCGAGGCCGAACCCGTATAGGAAGCCTCCGCCGAGCCAGGCCCGGGCCAGCCGCGGCCTCGCGCGGCGGAACACGAAGTACAGCGACATCATCGCGAAACCACCCGAGGAGTGTCCGCCCGGCCAGCAGTGCCCGCGCTCCAGACCCGCTGGCACTGGATCGAAGATCCGGACGTACGGCTGGTCGCCGCCGTAGATCTCGAGGTCGTTCGGGCAGTGAATGGCGCTGTTGTGTTTGAGCTGCGCGACCGCGACCGGTCCGGCGGCCAGACACAGCGCCGCGTAGAGGAAGCCGCGCCGCCAACGGCGCAGAGCGGGCCGTCGGAAAGACCAGAGCACCGCCGCGACCAGCGCGACGCCGAGCAGAATCACCAGAATTCTTCCGAAGTCGTGAAACACCGTCTCGAACCAGGTGTGCACGCGGATCGGGAAGGTCCTCGTCACCGGGTCGTAGAAGAGATCCTGGATGCGGAGGTCGAGGCTCGTCGTCTCGAAGACACCGAGCACGACGAGCGCGAGAAGCGCCGGTATTCCGGCGTGGAGCGCGTGGAAGCGCAGCGAGCTCTCTCGCTGTGTCGACGCGTCGGAAGTCAATCGCTGCCCTGGTGCGTCGATCGCGCGAAGGCCGCGCTCGCCGACTGGTAGTACGCGACGGCCTCGTCGACGCCCGCGCCGGCAGCGCGCCGCATCACCGGCGTCTGCTCTCCGTTCGGCTGGATTCGGTACACGTCTACGCGGCGCACCGGCGAGAGCACCGTCAGCATGTCCCCCTTGAGGTAGCCGAGCCGCTGATAGGTTCCGAGCAGCGCGCGCTCGTCCTCGCGCGGGAGCGACAGGATGTCGCGGCCGAAGAAGCGGCTCCGGTACGAGAAACCGAGCAGCTCGAGGAGCGTCGGCGCGACGTCCATCTGGCTGGCCAGACGGTCGACTCGCCCGGGGCTCACGTGGCCCGGCGCGAGGACGATCATGGGGATGTGGTACTGATCGACCGGGATGTCGAGCTCGCCCGCACTGCTCGCGCAGTGGTCTGCGACGACCACGAAGAGGGTGTCGGCGAAGAACTCCTCCTTGCGCGCCTGCTCGATGAAGTTTCCGATGGCCCAGTCGGTGTACTTCACCGCGCCGGCGCGACCCTCACCGGGGGCGATGTCGATCCGGCCGTCCGGATAGGTGAAGGGGCGGTGGTTCGAGGTGGTCAGCACCAGCGACAGGAATCTCTCGCCCGCTTCGTGCGATCGGCGCGCCTCGCGAAGGACCCGGCGGAACACGAACTCGTCGGCCACGCCCCAGGCGTTCGCGAAGTCCGCCTCGTCGCCGGAAAGACTCGAGCGGTCGATCACGTCGAAGCCGTTGCCGGCGAAGAACGGCCCCATGTTGTCGAAGTAGGAATAGCCGCCGTAGAAGAACCGCGAGTGATAGCCGTGTTCGCGGAGCACCGTGCCGAGCGAGAACAGGTTGTCGTTCTGCGGCCGCTTCACGATCGAGTAGCCCGGCGTCGGGGGCACGGACAGGGCGATCGCCTCGAGGCCGCGCACGGTCCGGGTCCCGGTTGCGCGCAGATTCGTGAAGAGGAGGCCCTCCTCGGCGAGCCGGTCCAGGTTGGGCGTCAGCCCTTCGCGGTTGCCGAACGCGCCGAGGAATTTCGCGGAGAGGCTCTCGACGACGATCAGCACCACGTCGAGGGGGCGCTCGGGGTGCGCTGCGGCGACATCGCGGGTGAGCCCGACCGGGTCGTCGCTCGCGAACGCCGCGCGCGGATCCTTCAGGAGCGAGCGGAGCTCGCGCGAGACGTCGGCCGGGTCCTCGGTGAGATAGAACGGAGCATAGTCGAGCTCATTGCTGCGAAACGCCGAGAACAGATTGTAGATGCCGTTTGCGGCCAGCTCGTTCGCGAACCGGTTCTCGTCGATTCGCGGCGGCCGCTCGGGCGTGAGCTCGAAGCAGGCGAGTGCGGCCAGTCCCGCGGCCAGGGGGAGCGCCCAGCGCATTCTCCCTCCGGAGGCGCGCCGCGTCGCCTCCTCGATCGCGGCCCGGACCGAGAACGCCCAGAGCGCAAGCGCCGCCACGAGCACGACCGCGAGCAGCGGAGCCACCGGATACGACTGGCGGATGTTGCCGAGAACCTCGCGCGTGTAGACGAGGTAGTCGACGGCGATGAAGTTGAAGCGCGCGGAGAATTCGCTCCAGAAGAGCCACTCGGCGAGCGCCGCAAAGCAGAACAGGAAGAGCCCGGCGATTGCGAACGCGTGCAGAGCGATGCGAAGCGCGTTCGTCCGCAAGAGCCGCTCCGGCGCGGCCGCGAGCAGCCAGATGAAGGGCACGCACCCATACAGGATCATGGCGAGGTCGAACGCGAGTCCGAAGCCGAAGACCCGCAAGAGCAGAGCCGGCGAGACGGGAACCTCGGAGATCACGCGCGCGAGGAGCGCCGCGCGCGTCAGTGCGAAGAGAGCGAGCAAGGTGAGCGCAAACGAGAGGACGGGGCGGAACCGCGATGGCATGGCGGCAAATACAGCGCCAGCCCGATTGGACGCGGGTGAGCGGCCGGTGAGAGTTCTCTAACGATCGGATCCGTCCGCGAGCGGCAGCTCGAGGGTGAACAGAGCGCCCCGCGGCGAAGAGGCCCGGACTTCGCCACCGTGCGCGCGCGCAATCGCGCGCGCGATCGGCAGGCCGAGTCCTGTGCCCTCCGCCAGGTCCCCTGCCGTCGAGTGGAAGCGCTCGAAGACGCGCTCCAGATCCCCGGCTTCGATGCCGGGCCCGGTGTCGGCCACGAGCACCTCGGCCACCCCGTCGGCCGAACGGATCTCGACATCGACCTTGCCGCCGCGAGGGGTGTGGCGGAGCGCGTTGTCGACGAGGTTCGCGAGCGCCTGGCGGATCTGTCCGGGAT of the Deltaproteobacteria bacterium genome contains:
- a CDS encoding alpha/beta hydrolase; this encodes MPDPRAPLDPQVKLLFDMMGANRAQRVLEPGPVREGLGALAPFLAAGAPAVGKEEEIRIPGPAGALRARVFSPAEKPSGSLPVIVFFHGGGYVVMSPETHEKLTKQLCVGVGAIVVSVDYRLAPENRYPAPLDDCLAAFRWVRANARELGGDPARIAVAGDSAGGNASAAVCLRLIAAREAPPTAALLLCPWTDMALDSDSLRTFGPEDGVLDTEIMTWFRDCYVRPENWSDPFASPLRADLSQFPPTLVVVGGIDPLLDDGVRFARKLEQAGRKVELQSYAGMPHDFMVFPGIDAGERAVASICAFARSALGG
- a CDS encoding protein meaA → MRARRLGDLVTERPWIFRTYSGHSNARASNELYRQNLAKGQTGLSIAFDLPTQTGYDADHPLAAGEVGKVGVPIGSIADMEQLFAGIPLERMNTSMTINATAAWLLALYVAVAERRGVARSALQGTTQNDIVKEYLSRGTYVFPPRPSLDLTRQTIEWTVEQVPKWNPINVCSYHLQEVGATPVQEIAFSLANAMAVLDSVRVPREKLGPVFGRISFFCNAGIRFIEEICKLRAFTRMWERIGLERYGVTDEAQRRFRYGVQVNSLGLTEAQPENNVPRITLEALGVTLSRDARCRALQLPAWNEALGLPRPWDQQWALRIQQILAYETDVLEYPDIFEGSIVIERKTAEIEAAAWAEIARIDAQGGAVAAVESGYMKRELVESNARRMAAIESGERVVVGVNRFREAEPSPLLQRSDSILSVDEAQGREQIERLRAHRAARSKAEVDSALRALRDALAAGANVMEASVRCAHAGVTTGEWADALRAVFGEYRAPTGIEAAAVPRSDASQLEALRKRVDEVSAALGRRLKLLVGKPGLDGHSSGAEQIAIFARDAGLEVVYQGIRMTNDEIVNAALQEGVHLVGLSILSGSHLALAPEIARRARVPVIVGGIIPEADAAKLRAEGIAAVYTPRDYDVLRILREMVEIAAAAHGVA
- a CDS encoding cob(I)yrinic acid a,c-diamide adenosyltransferase translates to MKIYTKGGDAGQTSLFGGERVSKNAPRVRAYGDVDELNSVLGVAGSEIDHDDLQAMLRVIQSSLFDLGGELATPAPDATAERAAGSARISDRDVAELEGWIDALETELAPLRNFILPGGVKGAALLHLARTVCRRAEREVIALGESEAVAAVLIRYLNRLSDLIFVMARVMNRRADVAEPQWIGRER
- a CDS encoding chemotaxis protein CheX; this encodes MAPHELAEIIRKSTHSVFSTMLGTELAPLEALDDPKPFMASEVIGFIGMAGDFAGYVSIHLSKGQATDFTARLIGVDVDEITSEDEIRDAVGEITNMIGGSVKTSLSPLGVVEIALPTVLMTPKADLRVQGARGVAVPFEDYTGVFHVDLILSDGLDPRRNG
- a CDS encoding LTA synthase family protein, yielding MPSRFRPVLSFALTLLALFALTRAALLARVISEVPVSPALLLRVFGFGLAFDLAMILYGCVPFIWLLAAAPERLLRTNALRIALHAFAIAGLFLFCFAALAEWLFWSEFSARFNFIAVDYLVYTREVLGNIRQSYPVAPLLAVVLVAALALWAFSVRAAIEEATRRASGGRMRWALPLAAGLAALACFELTPERPPRIDENRFANELAANGIYNLFSAFRSNELDYAPFYLTEDPADVSRELRSLLKDPRAAFASDDPVGLTRDVAAAHPERPLDVVLIVVESLSAKFLGAFGNREGLTPNLDRLAEEGLLFTNLRATGTRTVRGLEAIALSVPPTPGYSIVKRPQNDNLFSLGTVLREHGYHSRFFYGGYSYFDNMGPFFAGNGFDVIDRSSLSGDEADFANAWGVADEFVFRRVLREARRSHEAGERFLSLVLTTSNHRPFTYPDGRIDIAPGEGRAGAVKYTDWAIGNFIEQARKEEFFADTLFVVVADHCASSAGELDIPVDQYHIPMIVLAPGHVSPGRVDRLASQMDVAPTLLELLGFSYRSRFFGRDILSLPREDERALLGTYQRLGYLKGDMLTVLSPVRRVDVYRIQPNGEQTPVMRRAAGAGVDEAVAYYQSASAAFARSTHQGSD
- a CDS encoding phosphatase PAP2 family protein; this translates as MDAPGQRLTSDASTQRESSLRFHALHAGIPALLALVVLGVFETTSLDLRIQDLFYDPVTRTFPIRVHTWFETVFHDFGRILVILLGVALVAAVLWSFRRPALRRWRRGFLYAALCLAAGPVAVAQLKHNSAIHCPNDLEIYGGDQPYVRIFDPVPAGLERGHCWPGGHSSGGFAMMSLYFVFRRARPRLARAWLGGGFLYGFGLGLSRVVQGSHFVSHNLWAALVCWAIALVLYELLLRRYDGLKFD
- a CDS encoding cytochrome c-type biogenesis protein CcmH: MKRVALALVLALFAMTASAQDEVELERARAAHELSRELMSPYCPGRTLADCPSPDAGAVREEIRDALRAGESSEAIRARIEQRFGQKVIGVPTSMLGWLIPILLLVAGAVVLAIVLRRALNRPALSPRVSPEMVTRLTRELRDLER
- the pyrE gene encoding orotate phosphoribosyltransferase, whose protein sequence is MSPIDYAKLLVSIGAVELRTDPATWFTWASGERAPIYCDNRVVISYPAVRTQIADGLAAAIRGAHPDAEVIAGTATAGIPHAAWVAERLELPMVYVRGSAKDHGKAKRVEGRALRGERVVLIEDLVSFGGSALAACEALEAEGGKVIGVQAIFSYGFPKAAERFAAAGVPVQSLTGYDALLQTLELDLVTKRALLAWRER
- a CDS encoding response regulator, whose protein sequence is MPRVLVVDDSATMRKIIAKGLRDAGFGDWSVTEAADGASALLALRGSEFDLVLSDINMPGMDGLSLVRSARRDPTVSPDVPILIITTEGCLEKIEESVAAGATDYLRKPFTSDQLQAKLRALLAAHIRSDGC